In the Ferribacterium limneticum genome, CGCCACGTTGTCGAACATGTTCCAGCCCTGATGCTGGGCATAGGCGAAAAGCAGCAAGGCGAACACCCCAGCCGTGATGTTGAATTTATCGAACATCAGTCGTCGCCTCCGTCAGAATCGTCGCTGCTCACCGGCGCATGGTCGCTTTCTGCCCAGCGGCGCCCTTCAAAAGCGGCTCGCCGCATGGTCGTGAAGATCGGGAAGACCAGCAGGAAAATCATGACCAATACGAAATTCGACCAGCCCGCCACGGCGGTATGAACTTCGAGCCGGTCGCGCACGGCCACCGACTTGTCCGGTGCCATGTCGGGATCGAGCGTCAGGTAGTAGGTGCCGGCAGGGATGTTCAGGAAGACCACCTCGTCCTCCCGACTGCCTTCGGTCCAGTGGCCGTCGTCGTAACCGCTGTAGAAGGACAGTTCGCGGGCCGCCGGCCATGCCTCGCCGGTAGTCTTGTTGACCAGCATCATGTCGATGCCGATCCAGTTGTTATCGAGCGAGGTCGAATTCTTGACGGCGATCTTGCGCGCCTTGCCGGTGAGCTCGAATTCGCGGCTCTGCACCTCGTCGCCACTCCGCGGCTCGAAGGTGAAATCCTGGCTCAGCAACTGCTTTCCGCCGGACAGCGAGACGAAGAAAACCTGCACGACAATGGCGACCAGCGCCAACTTCCAGAACAGGCGCCAGACACTGCGATTGGTCGCATCCCAGGCATTGGGCTGGTTGGCAAAGACGCCGATCGGCGCGGGCAGATCCTTCGGCAGCTTGAACGCCTCGCCTATCGTTTCGGGCGACACATAGAAACCCTGTGACCAGTTCAGGTCATTGCCGGTTGACTCGCGGGACAGCATCAGTGGCGGCGCGACATAATCGACGACCCGATTGGTTTCGCCACGCCTGACCCGCCAGGTGAATTCACCAGAAACCTGGATCACCTCGGCTATCGGCGTCGTCGAAAAATGCTTGAAGGTCTGGCTATTCCAACGCAGGTCGGCAAGTTCCATGGCGCCACCGCTGGCCGGCGGGTTGGACAGCACGTCGACGATATTCCAATGGCCGTTGTATTCGGTCAGCCAACGGTAGGTGCCGCGATTTTCCGTCCCATCACCCGCCAGCAGGTATTCGCTCCAGTCATAAGCGATGCCGTCGACCTTGCTCCGTTTGACCAGGAAACCGATCACTTCGACCGGCTTGTCCTCCAGTCGCCCCTTGCTGCCGAGCGGCAGGCGGGGGGTGTATTTTTCATCGCGATTGCCCAGCGCTCTCGACAGCACCTGGTAGTTCTGGTCGGCGGTATTGACCACGGCCCCACAGGAAACGCAGCCAACGGCGAGAATCTGCGTCGAGCGTGCCTGCATCGGCGCACCACAACTCGGGCAGCGGAAGACCCTGGCCTCGACGGTAGCCGTCGGCGTGGCCATGCCCTCGCGCAGATTGGCCATTTTCAGCGACTTGAAATCGACGGCCTGGCCGACAAACAACAGGGGTGGCGTTTCGGAGTAGTCGAGGGTGGCGAAATTGGCGCCATTGCGCAGGTCGACTGCGGCGACCGGATAGCCGCCCCCGACCTTGAACGGTAGTTCGCCCTGACCGGCCACGCACTCGGCGTTTTCGATATTGCTGACCGTCCAGGTCTGGCTGGCCAGCACGAATCGCTGGCCGATCTTCAGGGCATCGAATTGCGGCAGCGCCTCCGGAACATACTGGGCGAAGGTGAGCACATACTCACCGCCCGCCTCCGACAGCCAGCCAGTTCGCATGTCGTCGAACAGCAGGTGCCACTCGTTCCAGATGCCCTGGCTATACTTGATCTGGATGCGGCCGATCAGGGCGAAATGGACGCCCTTGTAGCTGCCCTCAGAGCCCAGCTGCAGCGGCGAACGGTCTTCGACCAGCGCCGCCATCTTGCCGATGTCTTCCAGATTCTGGTCATGACGGACCAGCGTGCTCTGGCAGTACTCGCAGACGGCAAAGACCGACGACGCCGATTTGAAGACAACCGGCGCGCCGCAGGAAGGACAGGACGCGTTGAGGGCCATAGGCCGTGGATCAGGTCAGTTTCTTCAGCAATTCGGCTTTCTTGGCTTCAAACTCATCCTTGCTCAGGATGCCTTTCTCGACCAGCCCATGCAGCTTTTCCAGTGTGGCCACCACGTCGTCAGCCGAAATCGCGGCGACCGCCGGGGCCGCTGCAGTCGGTTGTAACGCAGCGCCCATTGCCTGCCCCATGACCTGCCCGAATCCTACGCCGGCGCCGAGGCCGACGCCCATTGCCGCCAGCCCACCCTCGTTCTTGGCAGCATCCGGGATGCTGTTGGCGACCTGGTACTGCGTGTAACGCTGCATGTCGCCGATCATGTTCATGCCGATCTTCTGGTCGAGAATCTTCTGCAGTTCTTCCGGCAGCGAGACGTTCTGGACGACCAGCGAATCGAGCGCCAGGCCATACTCGGCAAACATCGGGGCGGCCTTGGCGAACATCGCCTTGCCGAACTCGTCCTGGTTGGCTGCCATGTCGATGAAGGGCACACCGGATTCGCCGAACAGGTCGGTCATTCCGGCGACCATGGTGTTGCGCAACTGGCCTTCGAGTTCTTCGCGGGTGTAGACGTCACGGGTACCAGAAATCTTCTGGTAGAAAGTCTTCGGGTCAGTCAGGTGATACGAATAGATGCCGAAGGCGCGCAGGCGGACGATGCCGAATTCCTTGTCGCGGATGGTGATCGGATTCGGCGTGCCCCATTTCTGGTCGAGCTGGGTCCGCGTCGAGAAGAAGTAAACATCGGACTTGAACGGGGATTCGAACAGCTTGTCCCAGTTCTTCAGGTAGGTCAGGACCGGCAGCGTCTGCGTCGTCAGCTTGTACATGCCCGGCGCGAAAACATCGGCCACGGTACCTTCGTTGACGAACAGCGCAACCTGCGAATCGCGTACGGTCAGGCTGGCGCCGTTCTGGATTTCCATTTCGGCCATCGGGAAACGCCAGGCCAGCGTGCCGTCGGCATCCTCGGTCCATTGCAGGATGTCGATAAACTGTTTCTTGATGAAGTCCATCAGAGCCATGAATTTCTCCTTGAATGGTCAGGCGATGCAGCCGGCGTTGAGGATGCCGATGCCGAGGGAAAGCGAAGCGAGGAAAATCCCCGAGGCGACCTTGCCCTGGGGAATGTTCAGAACGAGTTGCGGCAGCGCCAGACGCGCCACGATGTAGGCCAGCAGTTGCACGACACAGGCGACGACACCCCAGCCGATCATCGCAACAATGTTGTGGCTGACCGCAACGGAGACGGCAATCGGCATGGCATAGCCGACCATCGCGCCGCCCAGGCTGACGGCCGCAGCGGTGTTGCCCTCGCGAATCAGGGCCATTTCGTTGTACGGCGTGACAAAGACATAAAGCAGGACAAAGACGGCGAGCAGCCCGATCGCTGTCGCGAAGTAGCCGGCAAAGGCTGGCAGGCTGTTGATGACCGGATCGAACATGGAATCTCCCGGAGGTGGCGCAATGACAGCGGATTGTCACCGCTCGCCGAGCTTTGTTCAAGCCTGGCGGGCGCGATACCAGGCGACGAAGTCGGAAAACGGCATCGGTTTACCGTAAAAATAACCTTGAATCCTGTCGCACCCGAGGGCCAAGAGCTGATCTCGCTCACCCACCTCTTCGACCCCCTCCGCCAGCGAGATCATGCCAAGATCGTGCGTCAGGTCGATGATGGTGCGCACGATGCGCAGATTTTCAGCGGACGAGGTCATACCGACCACGAAGGATCGATCGATCTTGATCTCGTTCAGCGGCAGCGTAGCCAGATAACTCAATGAGGAATAACCGGTTCCGAAATCGTCCAGCGCCAGTCGGATGCCCATGTCGCGCAGTTTGGACATCACCGACAGGCCGCGCTCGCGATCGACCATCATCGCCGACTCGGTCAACTCGAATGTAAAACGCTCGGCCGGCAGGCGCCAGGTTTCAAGGCACTGCGCGACCAGTTCCGGCAGATCAGTGTCGAGCAGATCCCCAGCCGTCAGGTTGAGCGACAAGCGGACGTCGACGCCGGCCGCCGCAAGTTCCACGCCCATGCGCAAGGCGGTGCGGATCAGCCAGTCCGTGAACTGATCCCGCCAGCCATACTCCTCGATCATCTCCACGATCAAGGGCGGGGGCACCCACTCGCCATTCGCCCGCTGCCAACGCAGCAGAAGCTCGGCCCCGGGGCAGCACTCGGTTTCGACATCGACCTGCGGTTGCAGGTACATGGTCAGCCTGTCCTTGCGCAACGCCTCACGGAGCTCTTCAGCAAGCTGATGACGGCGCTGCCAATCCTCTTGCATGCGGGGCTCGTACATGGCGAACGCTTCATTGGAGGATTGCAGGCTTGCCCGCGCCAGGCGGGCAGCACGAATGATCTCTTCGGCATCGTCACCATGTTCCGGCGACATGGCCGCGCCGATCGCCACATCCAGCGAGACACCGCGACCACTGAGCAAGACCAGAGGATGCCCGAAGGCGCGGCGGATCTGGGAGGCCGCCAGCACCGGCTGAGCGGCCGATTGCACCTCGGGCAGCAGGAGCAGCCACTCGCCTTCATGGCCGACGAATACCTTGTCCTGCGGCCGCAGCAATGCAGCAAGGCGATCAGCCAGCAGCACCGGCAGGCTCTGCAGTTCGCCGGCCGTCAGGTGCGACAAGGCGCGACGATTGACCATCGACGCCGACAATACGGCGGCGCCTCGGCCATTTTCAGCAAGTTGGCGGAAAGTCCGCATGGCGGAAAGCTCGCCGGGCAGACCAACACCTGATCGATGCGCCTCTTCACCCAACTCGATAGCACAACTGATTGCTGCGACGACACTGCGTCGCAAAATGGCAAACAAGTCGAGTTGAACCCGGCTAACCTGAAGCTGCTCACCGAACAAATCTGCTTCGGCACAGGCAATCGCCCGGTTGAAAAAACCAAACATGTCGGCCAGCTCAAAACCGCGACCGCTCAGTTTGTACCAGGCTTGCGTCCAGCGCTGCTGCCAGGCGACATCATTGATCATCTGCGGCAATTCGAGCGAGCGTTGGCAAAATTCTTCAAAAGCCGCATTCGCACCATAATCGTCCGCTACCTTGAGCACCGCGGCGCGCCAAATTCCGGACAGCGCACGAAGCGAACGCAGGTTCTCGGGGCTGACCCCGAAGGCCGCATAGTCGATGAACCCGTCGTTATCCAAGGTAGTAGTCATTGGCCGACAGGCTGTAGGCATTGTGGGGCAATGCTTTGGCTATACGCAGTTTGGCATGCGCCGCTTCACGCAGATCGAGGATGCGATAAACCCTGACCGGCTGCTTCTCTGCATCGAGCATCAGCACCAGCCGCGGCTTGGAGCGCTGCACCCGGTTCTGCTGGATGACGACCCCGACTTCGCCGCTGCTCAATTCGACCAGCGTCCCCACCGGGTAAAGGCCGACGCACTGAACGAACTGCTCCATCAACACCGGATTGAATTTCCTGCCGCGCAGATCGTGCAGTTCTTCCAATGCCTCCTGATGCCCCAAAGCGCAGCGATAGGGCTTGTCCCTGAGCATTGCACAGAAGGAATCCATTAATCCGGCGATTTCCGCCGCCATCCCGATCTGCTCGAATTTCAGGCCACGCGGATAGCCGCTGCCATCCCAGCGCTCGTGGTGGCGGGAGACTATTTCGATCACTTCGGCGGCCACATCGGCTTGAGAAAATAGAATTTCCAGCGAGCTGGCAACGTGCGAACGCACCAGGGTACGCTCATCGGACGACAGGGCCGTCGTCTTCCGCAACAACTCAAGCGGCAACTGCGTTTTGCCGACATCCTGCATGACTCCGGCCAAGCCGAGGTCGAGCAACTGCTGATCGCGCCAGCCGATATGCGTACCGAGCATGATCATATTGACTGCCACGTCCATCGCATGATCGAAGCTGTATTGATCGCGCTGCCGCAAACGCAGCAGCCACATCACTGCATCGGCGTTGCGCAACAGGCTGCCGGAAATGTCGCGCAAACCTTCCCGAACGGGAATTACGTCGACCTCCTTGCCCTCGGCAAAAGCGTCGAAGGCTTGTTGCAAGGCACCGGAAAGTTCGTCGTAACGCGGCTCGATATAAGTGAGCTCGCGTGACAAGGCTCGAACGTGCTCATCCTCCTGCTGGGAATTCAGGAAATCGAGAAAGCGGCGGCGACGCGCCTGCTGCTTTTCCTGGGCGAATGAAGCAAATGGCCGCTTGCCGACCGGCCCAGCCCTACGCTCCACCTCGGGGCTCTGAAAGGGAGATGACTTCAGCGCACGGTCGAAACCCACTTTCGGCTCAGCATAGTGTTCATTCAGCGAACGCGAGCGATCGATGGAAACGAAGCGGCACTTCTGCTGAAAAATATCAACTTGCTCAGGGCTGGAAATCACGAAGCCCTGAAAAGCAAAGGAAAACTCGCTCCAGGGGCAATCCGGCTCGGCAACGAACATGCCGATTTTCAAATCGGCAACCGAAACAATCTCCATCGTCTCTCTATCTTCTTTTGTATCAGGTCTCGAGTGCGAGGTGCCTCAAGCCTTCAAGAGGAAGATTGTGCGTCAGACGATGTCGAATCACAAGGTGCCCGGCTAGTTGTTCGGCATATCCACCGGAGAGCAGACAGCAGGCAGCCGGGTCAGACAGGCGGGAAAAGATGCGCTCGATCGCTCCGGTTTGCGCCTCGATCACGCCGCTCACAATCGCGTCATCGGTACAGCGTGGATTAGCCGCATATTCGCCCTCGGCAAAAGGCAGGGCCGCCGTGCCGTGGGCCAGCGAGCGCAGCATCAAGCCGACCCCGGGCATGATGACGCCACCGAGAAAATTGCCGTCGGCATCGAGCGTATCGATGGTCGTTGCCGTCCCGGCCATGACGACCACGATGGCAGCACTGACCTGAGCCCGGGCGCCAAGCAGCGCACACCAGCGGTCGATCCCCAAGCGCTCCGGGGTTTTGTAAAGATTGGTAACCCCACAGCGCCGGAATTCGCTACGCGCCTCATGAATAACCGGCGACCATGCCGCGAGTTGCTCACGAATGCGCCCACCGGCTTCGGCACCTGCGACGTTGGCCAGGACGACTTTTTCAGGCTGCGGCCATTCGGCGACCAAGCGCGATAGCTGCCCGACATCTGCCTGGGCGACAGCCCCTTGGGCCAGCCACTCGATGCCGTCATGCACCCCCCATTTGATGCGGGTATTGCCGCTATCCAGACAGACGATCATGCGCGACGCAGGCTGACATCGCCCGAAAAAATGCGTTCGACACCACGCGCCGTCGCAAGCAACAACGAGCCGTCATCATCCACGCCGAGACAGTTGCCCAGCAAAGGCTCCGCGCCGTCGCCGAGGACCTGCACGGACTGATCCTGCCAGGCGTGGTAGC is a window encoding:
- a CDS encoding type III pantothenate kinase encodes the protein MIVCLDSGNTRIKWGVHDGIEWLAQGAVAQADVGQLSRLVAEWPQPEKVVLANVAGAEAGGRIREQLAAWSPVIHEARSEFRRCGVTNLYKTPERLGIDRWCALLGARAQVSAAIVVVMAGTATTIDTLDADGNFLGGVIMPGVGLMLRSLAHGTAALPFAEGEYAANPRCTDDAIVSGVIEAQTGAIERIFSRLSDPAACCLLSGGYAEQLAGHLVIRHRLTHNLPLEGLRHLALET
- a CDS encoding DUF350 domain-containing protein, encoding MFDPVINSLPAFAGYFATAIGLLAVFVLLYVFVTPYNEMALIREGNTAAAVSLGGAMVGYAMPIAVSVAVSHNIVAMIGWGVVACVVQLLAYIVARLALPQLVLNIPQGKVASGIFLASLSLGIGILNAGCIA
- a CDS encoding HD-GYP domain-containing protein, whose protein sequence is MEIVSVADLKIGMFVAEPDCPWSEFSFAFQGFVISSPEQVDIFQQKCRFVSIDRSRSLNEHYAEPKVGFDRALKSSPFQSPEVERRAGPVGKRPFASFAQEKQQARRRRFLDFLNSQQEDEHVRALSRELTYIEPRYDELSGALQQAFDAFAEGKEVDVIPVREGLRDISGSLLRNADAVMWLLRLRQRDQYSFDHAMDVAVNMIMLGTHIGWRDQQLLDLGLAGVMQDVGKTQLPLELLRKTTALSSDERTLVRSHVASSLEILFSQADVAAEVIEIVSRHHERWDGSGYPRGLKFEQIGMAAEIAGLMDSFCAMLRDKPYRCALGHQEALEELHDLRGRKFNPVLMEQFVQCVGLYPVGTLVELSSGEVGVVIQQNRVQRSKPRLVLMLDAEKQPVRVYRILDLREAAHAKLRIAKALPHNAYSLSANDYYLG
- a CDS encoding SPFH domain-containing protein; the encoded protein is MALMDFIKKQFIDILQWTEDADGTLAWRFPMAEMEIQNGASLTVRDSQVALFVNEGTVADVFAPGMYKLTTQTLPVLTYLKNWDKLFESPFKSDVYFFSTRTQLDQKWGTPNPITIRDKEFGIVRLRAFGIYSYHLTDPKTFYQKISGTRDVYTREELEGQLRNTMVAGMTDLFGESGVPFIDMAANQDEFGKAMFAKAAPMFAEYGLALDSLVVQNVSLPEELQKILDQKIGMNMIGDMQRYTQYQVANSIPDAAKNEGGLAAMGVGLGAGVGFGQVMGQAMGAALQPTAAAPAVAAISADDVVATLEKLHGLVEKGILSKDEFEAKKAELLKKLT
- a CDS encoding putative bifunctional diguanylate cyclase/phosphodiesterase, translated to MTTTLDNDGFIDYAAFGVSPENLRSLRALSGIWRAAVLKVADDYGANAAFEEFCQRSLELPQMINDVAWQQRWTQAWYKLSGRGFELADMFGFFNRAIACAEADLFGEQLQVSRVQLDLFAILRRSVVAAISCAIELGEEAHRSGVGLPGELSAMRTFRQLAENGRGAAVLSASMVNRRALSHLTAGELQSLPVLLADRLAALLRPQDKVFVGHEGEWLLLLPEVQSAAQPVLAASQIRRAFGHPLVLLSGRGVSLDVAIGAAMSPEHGDDAEEIIRAARLARASLQSSNEAFAMYEPRMQEDWQRRHQLAEELREALRKDRLTMYLQPQVDVETECCPGAELLLRWQRANGEWVPPPLIVEMIEEYGWRDQFTDWLIRTALRMGVELAAAGVDVRLSLNLTAGDLLDTDLPELVAQCLETWRLPAERFTFELTESAMMVDRERGLSVMSKLRDMGIRLALDDFGTGYSSLSYLATLPLNEIKIDRSFVVGMTSSAENLRIVRTIIDLTHDLGMISLAEGVEEVGERDQLLALGCDRIQGYFYGKPMPFSDFVAWYRARQA
- a CDS encoding DUF4178 domain-containing protein; amino-acid sequence: MALNASCPSCGAPVVFKSASSVFAVCEYCQSTLVRHDQNLEDIGKMAALVEDRSPLQLGSEGSYKGVHFALIGRIQIKYSQGIWNEWHLLFDDMRTGWLSEAGGEYVLTFAQYVPEALPQFDALKIGQRFVLASQTWTVSNIENAECVAGQGELPFKVGGGYPVAAVDLRNGANFATLDYSETPPLLFVGQAVDFKSLKMANLREGMATPTATVEARVFRCPSCGAPMQARSTQILAVGCVSCGAVVNTADQNYQVLSRALGNRDEKYTPRLPLGSKGRLEDKPVEVIGFLVKRSKVDGIAYDWSEYLLAGDGTENRGTYRWLTEYNGHWNIVDVLSNPPASGGAMELADLRWNSQTFKHFSTTPIAEVIQVSGEFTWRVRRGETNRVVDYVAPPLMLSRESTGNDLNWSQGFYVSPETIGEAFKLPKDLPAPIGVFANQPNAWDATNRSVWRLFWKLALVAIVVQVFFVSLSGGKQLLSQDFTFEPRSGDEVQSREFELTGKARKIAVKNSTSLDNNWIGIDMMLVNKTTGEAWPAARELSFYSGYDDGHWTEGSREDEVVFLNIPAGTYYLTLDPDMAPDKSVAVRDRLEVHTAVAGWSNFVLVMIFLLVFPIFTTMRRAAFEGRRWAESDHAPVSSDDSDGGDD